One genomic segment of Spirochaeta cellobiosiphila DSM 17781 includes these proteins:
- a CDS encoding extracellular solute-binding protein yields the protein MRKGFLVSMALFVLTAGMLLAEGQGEGAGSVTGFNPTGLPILQEKTEFDMTGILMNNTRQGRHDETDMMKWLEEQTNIKINWNLIPQDSWQEKKNLIVASGDLPDAFHAQRSLSSEDVQKFGADGVIIPLDDLIDAYAPNLKAKMSEPYLQYSRSMDGNLYALAAIQDWGFDSFNAAIINTAWLKKLGLSMPKTTDDFYKVLKAFKTQDPNGNGQADEIPWSFLYKENPPVREVKREHYWIFPAFGIVDNPTHISITDDGEVIFTANKTEWKEAVQYLSKLYKEGLIDPEVFSQDRATLTNKVRNQGAVGSYTDYRLRLSIASPDIQDNFAAMPALTGPHGDKGWMRAMMAYSEGSFAITSNCKSPAALIRWMDYINNDENSVQMSFGMFKPAGYSAAEALVPSTNIPGKYVVNTELRPADVKPSEWPFTAPITVACTLLTSEVSNKYIEVKDSNVAKEEVCAVYRDDLSKYPYNFPFKFSSSEIEELSLIQTDLLNFIYTTEAQWIVSGFSDAKWNTYVKQLDNLGIDRYLELYKTAFNRQK from the coding sequence ATGAGAAAAGGTTTTCTTGTATCCATGGCCCTCTTTGTTTTGACAGCGGGGATGTTACTCGCAGAAGGTCAAGGTGAAGGTGCTGGTTCTGTAACTGGATTCAATCCTACAGGTCTTCCTATACTTCAGGAAAAGACTGAGTTTGATATGACTGGTATCTTGATGAACAATACACGTCAAGGTCGTCATGATGAAACAGATATGATGAAGTGGTTGGAGGAACAAACTAATATTAAGATCAATTGGAATTTGATTCCCCAAGACTCTTGGCAGGAAAAGAAAAATCTAATTGTCGCCAGTGGTGATTTACCAGATGCCTTCCATGCACAGAGAAGCCTGTCTTCTGAAGATGTTCAGAAGTTTGGAGCTGATGGTGTTATTATCCCATTAGATGACTTAATTGATGCCTATGCTCCTAATCTTAAGGCAAAAATGAGTGAACCATATCTACAATATTCCCGAAGTATGGATGGTAACCTTTATGCGTTGGCAGCTATTCAGGATTGGGGATTTGATTCATTTAACGCGGCTATCATCAACACTGCATGGTTGAAGAAGTTGGGTCTAAGTATGCCAAAGACAACTGATGACTTCTACAAAGTACTTAAAGCTTTCAAAACTCAGGACCCCAATGGTAATGGTCAAGCAGATGAGATACCATGGTCTTTCTTATATAAAGAAAATCCTCCTGTTCGAGAAGTTAAGAGAGAGCACTACTGGATTTTCCCTGCTTTTGGTATTGTTGATAACCCTACTCACATCTCAATTACAGATGATGGAGAGGTTATTTTCACTGCTAATAAGACAGAGTGGAAAGAAGCTGTGCAATATTTATCCAAATTGTACAAAGAAGGACTAATAGATCCAGAAGTATTTAGCCAGGACAGAGCTACTTTAACTAACAAAGTTAGAAACCAAGGGGCTGTTGGTTCTTATACTGACTATAGATTAAGATTATCTATTGCTTCTCCTGATATCCAGGATAACTTTGCTGCTATGCCTGCATTGACTGGTCCTCATGGTGACAAGGGTTGGATGAGAGCCATGATGGCTTATTCTGAAGGTTCCTTTGCTATAACCAGTAATTGTAAATCCCCTGCAGCTCTAATCCGATGGATGGATTACATCAATAATGATGAAAACTCTGTTCAAATGTCTTTTGGTATGTTTAAACCTGCTGGATATTCTGCAGCAGAAGCGCTTGTCCCTTCTACAAATATACCTGGTAAATATGTCGTTAATACGGAATTACGACCAGCAGATGTTAAGCCTTCTGAATGGCCTTTCACTGCACCTATCACAGTAGCTTGTACTTTGTTAACTTCTGAAGTAAGCAACAAGTACATCGAAGTTAAAGACAGTAATGTTGCCAAAGAAGAAGTATGTGCGGTATATAGAGATGATCTATCTAAGTATCCTTACAACTTCCCCTTTAAGTTCAGCAGCAGTGAAATCGAAGAACTTAGTTTGATTCAAACTGACCTTCTTAACTTCATCTACACTACTGAAGCTCAATGGATTGTATCTGGTTTCTCAGATGCAAAATGGAATACATATGTTAAACAGTTAGACAACCTTGGTATCGATAGATATCTTGAATTGTACAAAACTGCTTTTAACAGACAAAAGTAA
- a CDS encoding carbohydrate ABC transporter permease, protein MRASGKKKKKEGLVAALTFKQTKEDIIFNVITTVFVILGCFVIIYPIYFILIASISNPDYVLSGQIIFWPKDISLGGYERIFNYSPIWVGYRNSILYSLFGAIISGAITLFVAYPISRQNFSGRKFITIFILITMFFQGGLIPTYILVKSLHLRNTPFVLLFVNGINVMNVFIASSYFKSSNIESLYEAAQIDGCTHFGYFFKILLPISTPIVVVMLLFYGVWQWNDFFRAMIYIDKDSIQPLQTVLKDLLAINKVSNDTSELVSDYKAIEDMIRAAESMKYGIIIMATVPMLILYLLLQKYFEQGITMGSVKG, encoded by the coding sequence ATGAGAGCCTCTGGTAAGAAAAAGAAAAAAGAAGGCTTAGTTGCAGCCTTAACTTTTAAGCAAACAAAAGAAGATATAATTTTCAACGTTATTACAACAGTATTTGTAATATTAGGTTGTTTTGTCATTATATACCCTATTTATTTTATCTTGATTGCTTCTATTAGTAATCCTGATTATGTCCTCTCCGGTCAGATCATTTTTTGGCCAAAGGATATTTCTTTGGGTGGGTACGAACGGATCTTTAATTACAGCCCTATTTGGGTTGGTTATAGAAACTCTATTTTGTATTCCCTATTTGGGGCCATAATAAGTGGGGCGATTACATTATTTGTAGCTTACCCCATATCAAGGCAAAATTTTTCAGGACGTAAGTTTATTACCATCTTTATTCTGATAACAATGTTTTTTCAGGGTGGATTGATACCTACCTATATTCTTGTTAAATCTTTGCACTTGCGTAATACACCATTCGTGTTATTATTTGTAAACGGGATAAATGTGATGAATGTTTTCATTGCCAGTTCCTACTTCAAATCGTCCAACATTGAGTCATTGTATGAGGCAGCACAGATTGATGGATGTACCCACTTCGGTTACTTCTTTAAGATATTACTCCCCATATCAACACCCATTGTTGTTGTCATGTTACTCTTTTATGGAGTATGGCAGTGGAATGATTTCTTTAGAGCTATGATCTATATTGATAAAGATAGCATTCAACCGTTACAGACGGTATTAAAAGACTTATTGGCTATTAATAAGGTAAGTAATGATACATCAGAACTTGTATCAGATTACAAAGCTATAGAGGATATGATTAGAGCAGCGGAGTCTATGAAGTACGGTATTATTATCATGGCCACTGTTCCTATGCTAATTCTTTACTTATTACTACAAAAATACTTTGAACAAGGTATAACTATGGGGTCTGTTAAAGGTTAG
- a CDS encoding ABC transporter permease, which translates to MKTSNGSVETNSTSFNSPLNRFQRKFIQQKEWQLYLFVLPAVIFFFIHSYIPMAGLQIAFKNYSISKGILASPWIGFTHFEKFIKSPMFSRLMVNTIKLSLYNIVLGFPYPILFALVLNHLRLKGLRRFSQTVAFAPHFISLVVMVGMIYLFLSPSSGVVNVFIEKLGGEPVFFMGSSAWFRPIFVISWIWQHSGYEAIIYLAALSAVDISLYEAATIDGANKIQKILRIDIPAITPTLVTMLLLKVGRMLNVDYQKALLMQTALNQDTSEIIGTYVYKVGLINAQFSYSTAINLFQTVINLALIIAVNKISKKVADESLW; encoded by the coding sequence ATGAAAACAAGCAATGGTTCGGTAGAAACCAATTCTACCAGTTTTAATTCCCCATTGAATCGCTTTCAGAGAAAGTTCATTCAACAAAAAGAATGGCAACTCTATCTGTTTGTGCTTCCTGCTGTGATTTTCTTCTTTATTCACAGCTACATTCCTATGGCTGGGTTGCAGATCGCGTTTAAAAACTACAGCATTTCTAAGGGAATCTTAGCGAGTCCATGGATTGGATTTACGCACTTTGAGAAGTTCATTAAATCACCGATGTTTAGTCGGTTAATGGTGAACACGATTAAGCTTAGTTTGTACAACATAGTACTAGGCTTTCCTTATCCAATACTATTTGCATTAGTATTGAACCATTTAAGATTAAAGGGGTTGAGAAGGTTCTCTCAAACAGTGGCATTCGCACCTCACTTTATCTCTTTGGTCGTTATGGTTGGTATGATTTATCTCTTCTTATCACCTTCATCTGGTGTGGTAAATGTTTTCATAGAGAAGCTTGGGGGCGAGCCAGTATTCTTTATGGGAAGTTCTGCCTGGTTTAGGCCAATATTCGTTATTAGCTGGATTTGGCAGCATTCTGGTTATGAAGCTATCATTTATTTAGCTGCCCTTAGTGCGGTTGATATCTCTTTATATGAAGCTGCCACAATAGATGGTGCTAACAAGATACAGAAAATATTAAGAATTGATATTCCTGCCATTACTCCTACATTGGTAACGATGTTGCTTCTTAAAGTAGGGCGTATGTTGAATGTGGACTACCAAAAAGCGTTACTAATGCAGACAGCATTGAATCAGGATACTTCTGAAATAATCGGAACATATGTATATAAGGTTGGTTTGATAAACGCACAGTTTAGTTACTCCACTGCGATTAACTTATTCCAGACTGTTATTAATCTAGCACTTATTATCGCAGTGAACAAAATTAGTAAGAAGGTTGCAGATGAGAGCCTCTGGTAA
- a CDS encoding alpha/beta hydrolase — translation MDEIRLYPSVAPGSEGIELKEEVLEVVEDNGWRKTIAQHVLNPSLIPCLPQKPTGTCLMIIPGGGFQRQVISKEGLDIGKWLNTLGITCFILKHRMPGEGHENDLDVPLQDSQRAIRVIRSLANTYGYDTQKIGVMGFSAGGHVAATLGTCYSKKVYNPVDEVDTLSSRPDFMGLIYPVVSMASYDSLKDNLPQHVRVKGDIIRAYPTDQLVHSEVPPTFIAGADDDKVTPPESGINFYLALRKAGLSSELHLFKEGGHGFGLGKDRGNSAQWTSLFETWLKRQDFIL, via the coding sequence ATGGATGAGATCAGATTATACCCTTCCGTCGCACCAGGATCTGAGGGAATAGAATTAAAAGAAGAAGTCCTGGAAGTCGTAGAAGATAATGGTTGGCGTAAAACAATTGCTCAGCACGTACTTAATCCAAGTTTAATTCCTTGTTTACCCCAAAAGCCTACAGGGACCTGTTTAATGATAATCCCCGGAGGCGGGTTTCAAAGACAAGTTATATCAAAAGAAGGTTTGGACATTGGGAAATGGTTAAATACATTAGGAATAACTTGCTTTATATTAAAACACAGAATGCCAGGCGAAGGTCATGAAAACGACTTGGATGTTCCATTACAAGATAGTCAACGTGCCATACGGGTTATTAGATCATTAGCAAACACATATGGATATGATACTCAGAAAATTGGAGTAATGGGATTTTCAGCAGGTGGACATGTAGCCGCTACCCTGGGAACATGTTATTCAAAAAAAGTGTATAATCCTGTTGATGAGGTGGATACTCTCTCTAGTCGTCCTGATTTTATGGGACTTATCTATCCTGTTGTATCTATGGCGTCCTATGACTCATTAAAGGACAATCTGCCCCAGCATGTCAGAGTTAAAGGTGACATTATCAGAGCTTATCCGACAGACCAGCTTGTCCATTCTGAAGTACCTCCTACTTTTATTGCAGGAGCAGATGATGATAAAGTAACACCACCTGAAAGTGGAATAAATTTTTATCTGGCCTTAAGAAAAGCAGGTTTATCATCTGAGCTCCATCTATTCAAAGAAGGTGGTCATGGCTTCGGACTGGGAAAAGATAGAGGGAATTCTGCTCAATGGACGTCTCTATTTGAAACCTGGCTTAAAAGGCAAGACTTTATACTATAA
- a CDS encoding Gfo/Idh/MocA family protein: MNDKINWGVLGYARIAKTQVIPAILKDPNSVLYGVASRSEESLKECRTNFHPHNTYKSYEELLLDPNIDAVYIPLPNALHHFWSIRACEAGKHVLCEKPLAMNLNQCRQMIQASQANNVTLMEGFMYRYSHKIKEIERILSEGLLGKIRYVFAEWRFYLNRQNTIKEQLHLGGGSLFDVGSYPVNLLSLITNQKADFVQATATVRKGVDMTFAGSIVYPDGLTAQICSGFTTQKRTYAEIAGEKGSLVIPDPFSGEAGEFYLDTEEGRTVVPTRETDRYLSEIKNFTSVLLGKDGRLLSLDDSLRNTELLEKLGNRIKKVSPDSLQG; the protein is encoded by the coding sequence ATGAATGATAAAATTAATTGGGGAGTTCTTGGGTATGCAAGAATAGCGAAGACACAAGTTATTCCTGCCATTCTTAAAGATCCAAACTCTGTTCTCTATGGAGTTGCTTCAAGGAGTGAAGAATCCCTCAAAGAATGTCGAACAAATTTTCATCCCCACAACACATACAAATCTTATGAGGAACTGCTTTTGGATCCTAATATAGATGCTGTATATATACCACTGCCTAATGCATTACATCATTTCTGGAGTATACGTGCTTGTGAGGCAGGTAAACATGTTCTATGTGAAAAACCATTAGCTATGAATCTGAATCAATGTCGCCAGATGATTCAGGCATCACAGGCCAATAATGTAACCTTGATGGAAGGCTTCATGTATCGCTATTCCCATAAAATAAAAGAGATAGAACGAATCTTAAGTGAAGGTTTATTAGGAAAGATAAGATACGTTTTTGCAGAATGGCGTTTTTATTTGAACAGACAAAATACGATAAAGGAACAATTACATTTAGGAGGAGGCTCCCTCTTTGATGTGGGCTCCTACCCTGTTAATTTGTTGAGTTTAATTACTAACCAAAAGGCGGATTTTGTACAAGCTACAGCAACGGTTAGAAAGGGTGTTGATATGACTTTTGCCGGTTCGATTGTCTACCCTGACGGACTGACTGCCCAAATTTGCAGTGGATTTACTACTCAAAAAAGAACATACGCTGAGATCGCTGGTGAAAAAGGAAGTTTGGTTATTCCTGATCCTTTTTCGGGAGAGGCTGGTGAATTCTATCTGGATACAGAAGAAGGTAGAACCGTAGTTCCAACGAGAGAGACAGATCGATATCTGTCAGAGATTAAGAACTTCACCTCAGTACTACTGGGTAAAGACGGCAGACTATTATCCTTAGACGATAGCCTTCGCAACACGGAACTATTAGAGAAACTAGGAAATAGAATAAAAAAAGTCAGCCCTGACTCTCTCCAGGGCTAA
- a CDS encoding acetylxylan esterase produces the protein MAFFDLPLDELVKYKPLEKENNDFDDFWNETLSSSRQYPIKAEYKLLEELFETVDVYDVTYAGYEGQSIKGWFVRPKGTKKLPVIIEYIGYGGGRGLSHDWLTYASAGYAHFIMDTRGQGSGWSPGDTPDIENISANPQSPGFMTRGILDKSTYYYRRVFTDAVRAVDAVKERDDIDKEQITILGGSQGGGITLAVAGLEPSVKYACPDVPFLCHFSRSVRMFDSYPYKEIRDYLHVHRDKIDRVFNTLSYFDGINFAKRAKCKAFFSTALMDETCPPSTVYAAFNHYKGEKEIIYWEFNNHEGGGPFQKQYWLKKFKEILEK, from the coding sequence ATGGCTTTTTTTGATTTACCTTTAGACGAATTAGTAAAATACAAACCATTAGAAAAAGAGAACAATGATTTTGATGACTTTTGGAATGAAACATTAAGTTCCTCACGTCAATATCCTATTAAAGCGGAATATAAGCTTTTAGAAGAACTATTTGAAACGGTTGATGTTTATGACGTTACCTATGCAGGATATGAAGGACAATCCATTAAAGGTTGGTTTGTTCGCCCTAAGGGTACAAAGAAACTTCCTGTTATCATTGAATACATTGGTTATGGAGGAGGAAGAGGACTAAGTCATGACTGGTTAACCTATGCAAGTGCAGGATACGCTCATTTTATAATGGACACTCGTGGGCAAGGTAGTGGATGGAGTCCTGGTGATACTCCGGATATTGAAAATATCAGTGCCAACCCTCAAAGTCCTGGGTTCATGACAAGAGGTATTCTTGATAAATCAACCTATTATTATAGACGAGTTTTCACAGATGCTGTTAGAGCGGTAGATGCGGTCAAGGAAAGGGATGATATTGATAAGGAACAAATCACAATCTTGGGAGGCAGCCAAGGAGGAGGAATTACTTTAGCAGTAGCAGGTCTTGAACCTAGCGTAAAATACGCTTGTCCTGACGTCCCCTTTTTATGTCATTTCTCTCGATCTGTCAGAATGTTCGACTCATATCCATACAAAGAAATAAGAGATTATCTGCATGTTCATAGAGATAAAATTGATAGAGTTTTCAATACACTATCCTATTTTGATGGTATTAACTTTGCTAAGAGAGCTAAGTGTAAAGCTTTCTTCTCTACAGCACTTATGGATGAAACCTGCCCTCCTTCAACAGTATATGCAGCCTTTAATCACTACAAAGGGGAAAAAGAAATCATCTATTGGGAATTCAATAACCATGAAGGGGGAGGACCTTTTCAAAAACAATATTGGCTTAAGAAGTTTAAGGAAATATTAGAAAAGTAA
- a CDS encoding GtrA family protein: MNIRESSVWLKQLIKFNLIGGINTLLTYIVFSFVFALSGSELLGLIGDYSFGIVFSFFANRYFTFKISEGKMLKEFAKMVASYIILFILNYYILDYIKSVFSLNIYISQFISLIFVVLISFVVQKFFIFAQHDH; this comes from the coding sequence ATGAATATTAGAGAATCAAGTGTTTGGCTTAAACAACTAATTAAATTTAATCTTATTGGTGGTATTAATACACTTTTAACCTATATAGTCTTTTCTTTTGTGTTTGCATTGAGTGGATCAGAATTACTTGGATTGATAGGGGATTATAGTTTTGGTATTGTTTTTTCCTTTTTTGCAAATAGATATTTTACATTCAAAATATCAGAAGGTAAAATGCTCAAAGAATTTGCCAAAATGGTGGCTTCCTATATCATTCTGTTTATCCTGAACTATTACATTTTGGACTATATCAAAAGTGTATTCTCATTAAACATATATATATCGCAGTTTATAAGTCTAATTTTCGTTGTTCTAATATCTTTTGTTGTGCAAAAATTTTTTATTTTTGCACAACATGACCATTAA
- a CDS encoding sugar 3,4-ketoisomerase, with amino-acid sequence MDGVQEVSFKEFADETGALLPIEAIKDVPFEIKRIFFIYDVAIGETRAHHANIYSSLLLVPLKGSCKVTVNNGFEECLFDLNDRRKGILCKTNTWKVLSDFSEDCVLLVMSDYPYDLNDYIRDFDEFIAKVKK; translated from the coding sequence ATGGATGGTGTACAAGAAGTATCCTTCAAAGAGTTTGCAGATGAGACAGGTGCCTTGTTACCTATTGAAGCTATAAAAGACGTACCCTTTGAGATAAAGCGTATCTTTTTTATATATGATGTCGCTATAGGTGAGACCCGTGCTCATCATGCGAATATTTATTCTTCTTTATTACTCGTACCTCTAAAAGGATCCTGTAAGGTGACAGTTAATAATGGTTTTGAGGAGTGTCTCTTTGACTTAAATGATCGGAGAAAAGGCATTCTATGTAAAACAAATACCTGGAAAGTTTTGTCAGATTTTTCTGAAGATTGTGTGCTCTTGGTAATGAGTGATTACCCCTATGATTTAAACGATTATATAAGGGATTTTGATGAATTTATTGCTAAAGTTAAAAAATAA
- a CDS encoding glycosyltransferase family 2 protein, whose protein sequence is MLISVCIPVYNGANTISSLVDTCFQTLEDYNIEIVLVNDCSKDNSDEVCTKIAQKYSTVKYICLRRNYSEHNAVMCALNHCEGDVAVIIDDDFQNPPSEIIKLVDKINLGFDVVYSKYHKKKHHFLRNWGSKLNDITSNWLLNKPKDLYLSSFKAISRDIINEIVKYKGPFPYIDGLILRVTNNITSVYVDHKSRAEGESNYTIGKLINLWLNMFINFSIKPMRFITFLGIFIAGISGVIGVVFIIEKVLHPEVVRGWTSLVLLVLFFGGIQNIFLGIIGEYIGKNYLDLNGTPQWVIKNKINVK, encoded by the coding sequence ATGCTGATATCTGTTTGTATACCTGTTTATAATGGTGCCAATACGATTAGTAGTTTGGTTGATACCTGTTTTCAAACTTTAGAAGACTATAATATAGAGATCGTTTTAGTTAATGATTGCAGTAAAGATAATAGTGATGAAGTCTGCACTAAAATTGCGCAAAAATACAGCACTGTTAAATATATTTGTTTACGAAGAAATTATAGTGAACATAATGCTGTTATGTGTGCTTTGAATCACTGTGAGGGTGATGTTGCTGTAATAATAGATGATGATTTTCAAAACCCCCCTTCGGAGATCATAAAGCTAGTTGACAAAATTAATTTAGGTTTTGATGTCGTTTATTCAAAATATCACAAGAAAAAGCATCACTTTCTTAGGAATTGGGGAAGCAAATTAAACGATATTACTTCTAATTGGCTGTTAAATAAGCCCAAGGATTTATATCTAAGTAGTTTTAAAGCTATAAGTAGAGATATTATTAATGAAATTGTTAAATACAAAGGGCCCTTTCCTTATATTGACGGTCTCATACTAAGAGTAACCAATAATATCACTTCAGTGTATGTAGATCATAAATCACGGGCTGAAGGTGAATCCAATTATACCATAGGAAAGTTAATTAACTTGTGGCTGAATATGTTCATAAACTTTTCAATAAAACCTATGAGGTTTATAACCTTTCTAGGAATCTTCATTGCTGGTATATCAGGTGTGATAGGTGTTGTTTTTATAATTGAAAAAGTGCTACATCCGGAAGTAGTTCGCGGTTGGACATCTTTGGTTCTATTAGTACTCTTTTTTGGTGGAATCCAAAATATTTTCTTGGGAATTATAGGAGAATACATTGGAAAGAATTATCTGGATCTCAATGGAACTCCCCAGTGGGTTATAAAAAATAAAATTAATGTAAAATAA
- a CDS encoding DegT/DnrJ/EryC1/StrS family aminotransferase: MDSKRKIDYENLRAVNNSFLSEYHKKSAEVIEKGWYILGQEVDKFEKEYASYNDIEHCIGVASGLDALILILEGLDLPKGSEVIIPANAYIASIISVIRAGLVPVLVEPDIRNYNLDPEKLSDALTDKTSAVMVVHLYGGMTDMPSVKDFCTSHNLYLIEDCAQAHGARLNDKMSGTWGDAAAFSFYPTKNLGALGDAGAIVTSDEKLATKVRMMRNYGFSKKYYCDYLGYNSRLDELQAAFLRVKLKNLEDINNHKRNLAQIYLNRLNSAYTLPYVSSDVVNVFHIFPIRYEKRDDLRKFLAEHNIGTEIHYPVPPHQQECLKDLYGSFSFPISEEIHSTILSLPISYGHMEADIEYVCKIMNKYIEG, translated from the coding sequence ATGGATTCTAAAAGAAAAATAGATTACGAGAATTTAAGAGCTGTTAATAACTCTTTCTTATCCGAATATCATAAGAAATCAGCAGAAGTTATAGAAAAGGGCTGGTATATTTTAGGGCAGGAAGTTGATAAATTCGAAAAAGAGTACGCTTCCTACAATGATATTGAACATTGTATTGGTGTGGCTTCCGGTTTAGATGCATTAATATTAATACTAGAAGGCTTAGATCTGCCTAAAGGTTCTGAAGTTATTATTCCTGCCAATGCCTATATTGCTTCCATTATATCTGTAATAAGAGCAGGTCTTGTTCCCGTTCTTGTTGAACCAGATATTCGTAACTATAATCTAGATCCTGAAAAACTAAGTGACGCCTTAACAGATAAGACATCAGCTGTAATGGTTGTTCATCTATATGGTGGTATGACGGATATGCCCTCAGTAAAAGATTTTTGTACTAGCCATAATCTTTATCTGATAGAAGATTGTGCTCAGGCTCATGGGGCTAGGCTTAATGATAAAATGTCCGGAACCTGGGGAGACGCGGCTGCTTTTAGTTTTTATCCAACAAAGAATTTAGGAGCTTTGGGAGATGCTGGTGCTATTGTTACTTCGGATGAGAAATTAGCAACAAAAGTAAGAATGATGAGGAATTATGGTTTCTCTAAAAAATATTATTGTGATTATCTTGGCTATAATTCTCGCTTGGATGAATTACAAGCTGCTTTTTTAAGAGTCAAACTAAAGAACTTAGAAGATATAAATAACCATAAGAGAAATTTAGCTCAAATCTATTTGAATCGTTTGAATAGTGCCTATACTCTGCCTTATGTCAGTAGTGATGTCGTAAATGTCTTTCATATATTTCCCATTAGATATGAAAAGAGAGATGATTTAAGAAAATTCTTGGCCGAACACAACATTGGTACGGAAATACATTATCCTGTTCCCCCTCATCAACAGGAATGTTTAAAAGACTTATATGGATCTTTTAGTTTTCCCATAAGTGAAGAGATTCATAGCACCATATTGAGTTTACCTATATCTTATGGGCATATGGAAGCAGATATAGAATATGTTTGTAAAATAATGAATAAATATATAGAAGGATAA